The sequence below is a genomic window from Laspinema palackyanum D2c.
TTTGTCTTTAGTTAGCGTTCAACAGAGAAAATCCTTTCCTATTCACATCGAACAAACCCTAAAAACTCCAGAAGAAAAGGCGGCAGCCCAAGAAAGAAAGCAAGCTAAATCCCAGGAGAAAAAATCAGCGAAAAATTTTAAATCAGGCTCCCCAGATAAGACGAGCCTTCAGGATAAGGGGGATAAATCTCTAGTCAAAAACAAAGGAGGCCGACCCCCCGGGAGCAAAAATAAAGACAAAACACAAGTAACTTTTACTCCCGAGTTATTGCACATCAAGGCAGCAATTGCGCAATTGCTCGGCTGTATAAATCAATTTCTCCCTTTGACGTATTTATTGCTGGACGGACATTTCGGAAATAATAACGCATTGCAAATGGCTCGTCAATTAAAGCTTCATTTAATTTCTAAATTGCGCCAAGACTCCGCTTTATTTTTTCCTTATGAACCCTCTAATTCCGAACCAAAAACTAACGCCAAGTATGGCCCCAGGCTTCATATTGGTCAAATTCCCGCCAAGTATTTGAAAAAAAAGACAACGGACAAAAACAAAATCACGACAGAGATTTATCAAGCTACTCTTCTGCACAAAGAATTTGCCCAAGATTTGAATGTCGTGATTATAATCAAAACCAACCAGCGGACTTCAAGCCAAAGCCATGTCATTTTATTCTCCAGCGATGTGAACTTAAGTTATGAAAAAATAATGGATTATTATGGACTGCGATTTCAAATAGAATTTAACTTTAGAGATGCCAAACAATTTTGGGGACTAGAAGACTTTATGAATATTAAGGAGACCGGGGTGACTAATGCAGCAAATCTTTCATTTTTTATGGTGAATTTATCCCATTATCTCTTAAAGGTTACCCAGCAGGGGCCTCTGTCCAGTGTTCGGGATCTCAAAAGTCAATTTAGAGGGTACCGTTATGCAGAAGAAACCATCAAACTGCTTAAGGAAAAACCTGACCCAGTTTTATTGGGTCAGATTTTGAAACGCTTATCCAGCCTGGGCTGTATCCATCAACATTCCCATGAGGCCAGTGACCATTAAATTGGCGAAGGTATTGGAATAAGAAACCCCGTTTCTGCCCCCCCAGATTACCCCTTCCCCAAATACACCTCTCCCCCAGCCATTCCCACCCCCACTAGGGCTAATCCAATCCAAGCCCCCACGCCACCCCACAGCAAAATACTCAGGGCAATCAGCAGGGTACAGCCCATATAGGTACTGGCAACTTGTCGATGACTCCACCCCGATTGCTGTAATCGTTGATAGAGGTGGCTCCGGTGGGCTTTGAAGATGTTTTCCCGGCGGATGAGGCGGCGAACTAGGGTGGAGATGGCGTCAGCGGTGAGGGGGAGGGTGATGGCGAGGGCGGTCCAGGCTGGGGTGGGGCGATCGGCGTTGAGCAGGGCAATGGCGACGGAGGCCCCTAGGACGGTACTGCCGACATCCCCCATGAAGATTTTGGCCGGGGACCAGTTCCACCACAGAAAGCCGAGGAGGGCAGCGGCGAGCAGCCACCAGAGGGGTTGGTTGAGGTAGAGGGCGAGGAAGCCGATTTGCACAGTGGTGACTCCGGCAACTAAGCCATCTAAGCCGTCCATGAAGTTGTAGAAGTTAATCAGGGCGGTGATGGCGATGAGGGTGAGGAGGATGGCGATGATGCTGCCCGCTGTTCCCCAGGGGGTGAGCCACGGTTGGGGAAAGGGGCCGAAACAGAAGATGGCGATACTGGCGGCGGTGAGTTGGACTAGGTAGCGGATGCTAGAGGGGAGGTTATGTTTGTCGTCCAGGAAGCCGATGAGGGCGAGGGGAGTGAGGATGGCCCAAAGTTGCAGTAAAACGGGTTGGGGAGAGGTGAGGGGTAACAGGTTTTCTGGGAAAAGTTTGGGGAAATAGCTTGACAAGATAGGGGTTGATAGGGTAATGGCGGCAAAGGCGATGATGAAGCCTAAGCCGCCGCCCCGTGGGGTGGGTTGGCTATGGGAACTGCGATCGTTGGGGATGTCAAGCAGGTTTTGGCTAAAGCGTTGTTTGAGCCAGCCTGTGGTGAGGAGGCTGAGGAGGAAGGAGGTAAGGGCGATCGCAAGATACATGGCTAACTGGAAATCATGCCTAGGCTACGCATTAACTCTACCTCTTGACGCAGACCTTCTTCTAAGGTACGGGGGAAAAAGTCTAAATCTCGTTGGGCGGCATCATGGGGATAGGCTTTGTCTTCTTGTAGGCGAAGGATTTGTTCGCGACGGACGGGCGATCGCTCTTTTACGATATTTTCCAGAAGTGTGGCTGACCAGATACCTGCATTGAGGGGTAATGAAATCTGGCGTACTGGTTTGCCGAGTAGTTTTCCGACTAAAGTTAGCAGTTCTCGGAAGGTGACCACCGTACCACCAGAGAGGTCATAAGCCCCTTGGATATGGGGTCTTTGAAGTGCGGTTAAGATGGTTTGGGCTAAGTCGTCAGCATGAACGGGTTGCACCAGGTTGTCACCAGCGCCAAAGACGGGAAAGAATCCGTAGCGATCGCAGAATTTTATCAGTTTATGAAGGTTCTTATCTCGGTGGGAACCATATATCATGGTTGGTCTTAGCAAACAATAAGACCCTTGATATGTTTGGAGTTGACTTTCTGCTATTTTGTAGTCTTGTGAGTATTCATTATATTGAGAATAAATTCCAGTAGTTCCAATAATAATTAAACGCGGTATTTTTTCC
It includes:
- a CDS encoding transposase, yielding LSLVSVQQRKSFPIHIEQTLKTPEEKAAAQERKQAKSQEKKSAKNFKSGSPDKTSLQDKGDKSLVKNKGGRPPGSKNKDKTQVTFTPELLHIKAAIAQLLGCINQFLPLTYLLLDGHFGNNNALQMARQLKLHLISKLRQDSALFFPYEPSNSEPKTNAKYGPRLHIGQIPAKYLKKKTTDKNKITTEIYQATLLHKEFAQDLNVVIIIKTNQRTSSQSHVILFSSDVNLSYEKIMDYYGLRFQIEFNFRDAKQFWGLEDFMNIKETGVTNAANLSFFMVNLSHYLLKVTQQGPLSSVRDLKSQFRGYRYAEETIKLLKEKPDPVLLGQILKRLSSLGCIHQHSHEASDH
- a CDS encoding MraY family glycosyltransferase yields the protein MYLAIALTSFLLSLLTTGWLKQRFSQNLLDIPNDRSSHSQPTPRGGGLGFIIAFAAITLSTPILSSYFPKLFPENLLPLTSPQPVLLQLWAILTPLALIGFLDDKHNLPSSIRYLVQLTAASIAIFCFGPFPQPWLTPWGTAGSIIAILLTLIAITALINFYNFMDGLDGLVAGVTTVQIGFLALYLNQPLWWLLAAALLGFLWWNWSPAKIFMGDVGSTVLGASVAIALLNADRPTPAWTALAITLPLTADAISTLVRRLIRRENIFKAHRSHLYQRLQQSGWSHRQVASTYMGCTLLIALSILLWGGVGAWIGLALVGVGMAGGEVYLGKG
- a CDS encoding NAD-dependent epimerase/dehydratase family protein; its protein translation is MSILVTGCTGLTGGLFLNYFSQVFPERELNCLVRPNSDRTTISNVNLKLNYCVGDSSTIETWENIFSNFIPDTIIHLAQLRHIPTIISCLNKLEKIPRLIIIGTTGIYSQYNEYSQDYKIAESQLQTYQGSYCLLRPTMIYGSHRDKNLHKLIKFCDRYGFFPVFGAGDNLVQPVHADDLAQTILTALQRPHIQGAYDLSGGTVVTFRELLTLVGKLLGKPVRQISLPLNAGIWSATLLENIVKERSPVRREQILRLQEDKAYPHDAAQRDLDFFPRTLEEGLRQEVELMRSLGMISS